A region of Lycium barbarum isolate Lr01 chromosome 3, ASM1917538v2, whole genome shotgun sequence DNA encodes the following proteins:
- the LOC132632271 gene encoding cysteine proteinase inhibitor 6-like isoform X4: MIRNTSLLILSLLFLFSAFGLSEQGGFCHEEMATLGGIRDSHGSSQNSDEIHSLAKFAVDEHNKKENAMIELARVVKAQEQVVAGTLHHLTLEVIDAGKKKLYEAKVWVKPWLNFKELQEFKHVEDGPTFTASDLGVKQEEQTAGLKSVPVDDPVVHEAAAHAIKTIQQRSNSLLPYELKEIVHANAEAFLEDYKE, translated from the exons atgattcGGAACACATCACTGCTAATTCTTTCGTTGCTTTTTCTGTTCTCTGCGTTTGGGTTAAGCGAACAGGGAGGATTTTGCCACGAAGAGATGGCTACACTTGGTGGGATTAGAGATTCGCATGGTTCATCGCAGAATAGCGACGAGATCCATAGCCTTGCTAAATTTGCTGTCGATGAGCACAACAAGAAGGAG aATGCAATGATTGAATTGGCCAGAGTAGTGAAGGCGCAAGAGCAAGTTGTTGCTGGCACACTGCACCATCTGACTCTTGAGGTCATAGATGCTGGAAAAAAGAAACTCTATGAGGCTAAGGTCTGGGTCAAACCATGGCTGAATTTTAAGGAACTTCAAGAGTTCAAGCATGTTGAAGATGGTCCTACCTTTACTGCTTCAGATCTAGGAGTTAAGCAAG AAGAGCAAACCGCTGGATTGAAGTCAGTACCTGTGGATGATCCGGTTGTTCACGAAGCTGCAGCGCATGCAATTAAGACCATTCAGCAGAGATCCAATTCACTACTTCCATATGAACTCAAAGAGATTGTTCATGCTAATGCTGAG GCTTTTCTTGAGGATTATAAAGAATGA
- the LOC132632271 gene encoding cysteine proteinase inhibitor 6-like isoform X1, whose protein sequence is MIRNTSLLILSLLFLFSAFGLSEQGGFCHEEMATLGGIRDSHGSSQNSDEIHSLAKFAVDEHNKKENAMIELARVVKAQEQVVAGTLHHLTLEVIDAGKKKLYEAKVWVKPWLNFKELQEFKHVEDGPTFTASDLGVKQEEQTAGLKSVPVDDPVVHEAAAHAIKTIQQRSNSLLPYELKEIVHANAEMEEATEKNSKTIEKEAVGLFSMKDIGMAKSCINLLF, encoded by the exons atgattcGGAACACATCACTGCTAATTCTTTCGTTGCTTTTTCTGTTCTCTGCGTTTGGGTTAAGCGAACAGGGAGGATTTTGCCACGAAGAGATGGCTACACTTGGTGGGATTAGAGATTCGCATGGTTCATCGCAGAATAGCGACGAGATCCATAGCCTTGCTAAATTTGCTGTCGATGAGCACAACAAGAAGGAG aATGCAATGATTGAATTGGCCAGAGTAGTGAAGGCGCAAGAGCAAGTTGTTGCTGGCACACTGCACCATCTGACTCTTGAGGTCATAGATGCTGGAAAAAAGAAACTCTATGAGGCTAAGGTCTGGGTCAAACCATGGCTGAATTTTAAGGAACTTCAAGAGTTCAAGCATGTTGAAGATGGTCCTACCTTTACTGCTTCAGATCTAGGAGTTAAGCAAG AAGAGCAAACCGCTGGATTGAAGTCAGTACCTGTGGATGATCCGGTTGTTCACGAAGCTGCAGCGCATGCAATTAAGACCATTCAGCAGAGATCCAATTCACTACTTCCATATGAACTCAAAGAGATTGTTCATGCTAATGCTGAG ATGGAAGAAGCTACAGAAAAAAATTCAAAGACAATTGAAAAGGAAGCTGTGGGCCTGTTTTCCATGAAAGACATAGGAATGGCAAAGAGTTGTATCAACCTAttattttga
- the LOC132632271 gene encoding cysteine proteinase inhibitor 6-like isoform X2: MIRNTSLLILSLLFLFSAFGLSEQGGFCHEEMATLGGIRDSHGSSQNSDEIHSLAKFAVDEHNKKENAMIELARVVKAQEQVVAGTLHHLTLEVIDAGKKKLYEAKVWVKPWLNFKELQEFKHVEDGPTFTASDLGVKQEEQTAGLKSVPVDDPVVHEAAAHAIKTIQQRSNSLLPYELKEIVHANAEVSHTISCNLRWKKLQKKIQRQLKRKLWACFP; encoded by the exons atgattcGGAACACATCACTGCTAATTCTTTCGTTGCTTTTTCTGTTCTCTGCGTTTGGGTTAAGCGAACAGGGAGGATTTTGCCACGAAGAGATGGCTACACTTGGTGGGATTAGAGATTCGCATGGTTCATCGCAGAATAGCGACGAGATCCATAGCCTTGCTAAATTTGCTGTCGATGAGCACAACAAGAAGGAG aATGCAATGATTGAATTGGCCAGAGTAGTGAAGGCGCAAGAGCAAGTTGTTGCTGGCACACTGCACCATCTGACTCTTGAGGTCATAGATGCTGGAAAAAAGAAACTCTATGAGGCTAAGGTCTGGGTCAAACCATGGCTGAATTTTAAGGAACTTCAAGAGTTCAAGCATGTTGAAGATGGTCCTACCTTTACTGCTTCAGATCTAGGAGTTAAGCAAG AAGAGCAAACCGCTGGATTGAAGTCAGTACCTGTGGATGATCCGGTTGTTCACGAAGCTGCAGCGCATGCAATTAAGACCATTCAGCAGAGATCCAATTCACTACTTCCATATGAACTCAAAGAGATTGTTCATGCTAATGCTGAG GTGTCACATACTATATCCTGCAATCTTAGATGGAAGAAGCTACAGAAAAAAATTCAAAGACAATTGAAAAGGAAGCTGTGGGCCTGTTTTCCATGA
- the LOC132632273 gene encoding uncharacterized protein LOC132632273 — MEMEPSYYSVLGVNVDSSDEEIRRAYRKLAMQWHPDKWTRTPSLLGEAKRKFQQIQEAYSVLSDQRKRIMYDAGLYDAEEDEDEVRNLLFLSPPPPPPRPI; from the exons ATGGAGATGGAACCATCATATTATAGTGTTCTTGGTGTTAATGTAGACTCTTCTGATGAAGAAATTAGAAGGGCTTATAGAAAGCTAGCTATG CAATGGCACCCTGATAAATGGACAAGGACACCATCATTATTAGGTGAAGCTAAGAGGAAGTTTCAGCAAATTCAAGAAGCATATTCAG TGTTATCAGATCAAAGGAAGAGAATCATGTATGATGCAGGCTTGTATGACGCTGAAGAAGATGAGGATGAGGTACGCAATTTATTGTtcctgtcccccccccccccccccccccgtcctATATAG